One region of Rana temporaria chromosome 11, aRanTem1.1, whole genome shotgun sequence genomic DNA includes:
- the KCNG4 gene encoding potassium voltage-gated channel subfamily G member 4 → MPIISGSSEQDYSNLSYTSSSTLNQFFPISVDSQPAKGARYRRAQQIYDPDELYAADLKREIVINVGGNRYLLPWSTLDDFPMSRLGRLRFCSSYEEIIQVCDDFDEDTNEFFFDRNPCAFSMIVSFLAAGKLRLLREMCALSFQDELAYWGIEESNLERCCLRRLCQKLEDLEDFRKQEEAQRTRETICVLEDPSRMGHCMNKLRDMVERPQSGIPGKVFACLSILFVATTAINLCISTMPDLREEEDRGECSQKCYNIFIIETVCVAWFSLEFLLRFIQAKSKCRFFRGPLNIIDVLAILPYYVSLIVEDEQKSEDKPGSNSYLEKISLVLRVLRALRILYVMRLARHSLGLQTLGLTVRRCTREFGLLLLFLCVAVTLFAPLVHLAENEMGRCQEFTSVPASYWWAIISMTTVGYGDMVPRSIPGQVVALSSILSGILIMAFPATSIFHTFSRSYAELKREHERLQSRLLRMKDANQSGESDTFNDTDSLASEETYQYFYNGK, encoded by the exons ATGCCTATAATCTCCGGAAGCAGCGAACAAGACTACAGCAACCTCAGCTATACGTCGAGCAGCACCCTAAACCAGTTCTTCCCCATCTCTGTCGATTCCCAGCCAGCGAAGGGGGCGAGGTACCGGAGGGCGCAACAGATTTACGACCCCGACGAGCTCTACGCAGCCGACCTAAAACGTGAGATTGTCATCAACGTTGGAGGCAACAGGTATCTTCTACCATGGAGCACGCTGGACGACTTTCCCATGAGCCGGCTGGGACGgttgaggttctgcagcagctacGAGGAGATCATCCAGGTCTGCGATGACTTTGATGAAGACACCAACGAGTTCTTCTTCGATAGGAACCCCTGCGCCTTCAGCATGATCGTCAGCTTCTTGGCAGCTGGAAAATTGCGCCTTCTGCGGGAAATGTGCGCCTTATCCTTTCAGGACGAGCTGGCCTACTGGGGCATTGAGGAGTCCAACCTGGAGCGCTGCTGCCTGCGGAGACTCTGCCAGAAGCTGGAGGATCTGGAGGACTTCCGGAAGCAGGAGGAGGCGCAGAGGACCCGTGAGACTATCTGCGTCCTGGAGGACCCCTCCAGGATGGGGCATTGTATGAACAAGCTGCGGGATATGGTGGAGAGACCACAGTCCGGGATCCCGGGGAAAGTGTTTGCGTGCCTGTCCATCCTGTTCGTGGCAACCACCGCCATCAACCTGTGCATCAGCACCATGCCGGACCtgcgggaggaggaggacagg GGGGaatgttcccagaaatgttaCAACATCTTCATCATTGAGACCGTGTGCGTGGCGTGGTTTTCTCTGGAGTTCCTCCTCCGTTTCATCCAGGCGAAGAGCAAATGCCGTTTCTTCAGGGGGCCCCTGAACATCATCGACGTGTTGGCCATCTTGCCCTACTACGTTTCGCTCATTGTGGAGGACGAGCAGAAGTCTGAGGACAAGCCCGGGAGCAACTCGTACCTGGAGAAGATCAGCCTGGTCCTTCGGGTCCTACGTGCCTTGAGGATACTCTACGTTATGCGCCTGGCCAGGCACTCGCTGGGCCTGCAGACGTTGGGCCTCACCGTCCGGAGGTGCACCAGGGAATTTGGGCTGCTCTTGCTCTTCCTGTGTGTGGCCGTCACCCTTTTTGCCCCGCTGGTCCACTTGGCCGAGAACGAGATGGGCCGCTGCCAAGAGTTTACCAGCGTGCCAGCGTCCTACTGGTGGGCCATCATCTCCATGACCACTGTGGGCTACGGCGACATGGTGCCTCGCAGTATCCCCGGACAGGTGGTGGCCCTCAGCAGCATCCTTAGTGGGATCCTGATTATGGCCTTTCCCGCCACCTCCATTTTCCACACCTTCTCCCGCTCCTACGCTGAACTCAAACGGGAACATGAGAGGCTCCAGAGCCGGCTACTGAGGATGAAGGACGCCAACCAATCTGGTGAGAGTGACACCTTCAACGACACGGATAGCTTGGCGTCCGAGGAGACCTACCAGTACTTCTACAACGGGAAGTGA